In a single window of the Pseudoxanthomonas sp. F37 genome:
- a CDS encoding CstA-like transporter-associated (seleno)protein — protein sequence MGTQLVPLSHFATHKRVWRRLVQTARLCCGIPDYDNYVRHVLEKHPDREPMDYKTFFRERQEARFGGRSGFRCC from the coding sequence ATGGGCACGCAACTCGTCCCGCTCTCGCACTTCGCCACGCACAAGCGCGTGTGGCGCAGGCTGGTGCAGACCGCGCGCCTGTGCTGCGGCATCCCGGACTACGACAACTACGTCCGGCACGTGCTGGAGAAGCATCCGGACCGCGAACCGATGGACTACAAGACCTTCTTCCGCGAACGACAGGAAGCGCGCTTCGGCGGCAGGAGCGGGTTCCGCTGCTGCTAG
- a CDS encoding carbon starvation CstA family protein produces MKGLSKLGWALLAVAGAFALGTVALRRGEHINALWIVVAAVSIYLIAYRFYAMFIARNVMQLDPLRATPAVLNNDGLDYVPTNKQVLFGHHFAAIAGAGPLVGPVLAAQMGYLPGLLWLVVGVVFAGAVQDFMVLFLSSRRNGRSLGDLVREELGPIPGTIALFGAFLIMIIILAVLAMVVVKALAESPWGMFTVIATMPIALLMGVYMRYIRPGRIGEISVVGLILLLGAIWLGGKVGAHPTWGPAFTFTGTQITWMLIGYGFVASVLPVWLLLAPRDYLSTFLKIGTIVGLAIGILIVMPDLKMPALTQFASTGDGPVWKGGIFPFLFITIACGAVSGFHALISSGTTPKLLANESHMPYIGYGGMLMESFVAVMALVAAAILEPGIYYAMNSPASAIGTDAVAVAAKVSEWGFHITPEVLEATARDIGEHTILSRAGGAPTLAVGIAQILHQVLPTANSMAFWYHFAILFEALFILTAVDAGTRAGRFMLQDLLGNFIPALRRTESWTANIIATGGCVALWGYLLYTGVVDPFGGIQTLWPLFGISNQMLAGIALMLGTVVLFKLKRDRYAWVTAVPAVWLLICTSYAGLIKLFDKNPAQGFLAQADKFKTGIAQGEILAPAKNMEQMQQIVTNAYVNTGLTALFLFVVFSILVFSIRTILIARRHPQRTDRETPYIALTAEQQAAQAGL; encoded by the coding sequence ATGAAGGGTCTGTCCAAGCTCGGCTGGGCATTGCTTGCGGTGGCGGGCGCGTTCGCGCTGGGCACGGTGGCACTGCGGCGCGGCGAGCACATCAACGCGCTGTGGATCGTGGTCGCCGCGGTGTCGATCTACCTGATCGCCTACCGCTTCTATGCGATGTTCATCGCGCGCAACGTCATGCAGCTGGACCCCCTGCGCGCCACGCCGGCCGTGCTGAACAACGATGGCCTGGACTACGTGCCGACCAACAAGCAGGTGTTGTTCGGCCACCACTTTGCGGCCATCGCCGGCGCCGGCCCGCTGGTGGGTCCGGTGCTCGCCGCCCAGATGGGCTACCTGCCCGGCCTGCTGTGGCTGGTCGTGGGCGTGGTGTTCGCGGGCGCGGTGCAGGACTTCATGGTCCTGTTCCTGTCCAGCCGGCGCAACGGCCGTTCGCTGGGCGACCTGGTGCGCGAGGAGCTGGGGCCCATTCCCGGCACCATCGCCCTGTTCGGCGCGTTCCTGATCATGATCATCATCCTGGCGGTGCTGGCGATGGTGGTGGTGAAGGCGCTGGCGGAAAGTCCCTGGGGCATGTTCACCGTCATCGCGACGATGCCCATCGCCCTGCTCATGGGCGTCTACATGCGCTACATCCGCCCCGGCAGGATCGGCGAGATCTCCGTGGTGGGCCTGATCCTGCTGCTGGGCGCCATCTGGCTGGGCGGCAAGGTGGGCGCGCACCCCACCTGGGGCCCGGCCTTCACCTTCACCGGTACCCAGATCACCTGGATGCTGATCGGCTACGGCTTCGTCGCCTCGGTGCTGCCCGTGTGGCTGCTGCTGGCCCCGCGCGACTATCTGTCCACCTTCCTCAAGATCGGTACCATCGTCGGCCTCGCCATCGGCATCCTGATCGTGATGCCCGACCTGAAGATGCCGGCGCTGACCCAGTTCGCCAGCACCGGCGATGGTCCGGTGTGGAAGGGCGGCATCTTCCCGTTCCTGTTCATCACCATCGCCTGTGGCGCGGTTTCGGGCTTCCATGCGCTGATCTCGTCGGGCACCACGCCCAAGCTGCTGGCGAACGAGTCGCACATGCCGTACATCGGCTACGGCGGCATGCTGATGGAATCGTTCGTTGCGGTCATGGCGCTGGTCGCCGCCGCCATCCTGGAACCGGGCATCTACTACGCGATGAACAGCCCGGCCTCGGCGATCGGCACCGACGCCGTCGCCGTGGCCGCCAAGGTCAGCGAGTGGGGCTTCCACATCACGCCCGAGGTGCTCGAAGCGACCGCCCGGGACATCGGCGAGCACACCATCCTTTCGCGTGCCGGCGGTGCGCCCACGCTGGCCGTGGGCATCGCGCAGATCCTGCACCAGGTGCTGCCCACCGCGAACAGCATGGCGTTCTGGTACCACTTCGCCATCCTGTTCGAGGCGCTGTTCATCCTGACCGCGGTGGATGCGGGCACGCGCGCCGGCCGTTTCATGCTGCAGGACCTGCTGGGCAACTTCATCCCGGCGCTGCGCAGGACCGAATCGTGGACCGCCAACATCATCGCCACCGGCGGCTGCGTGGCGCTGTGGGGTTATCTGCTCTACACCGGCGTGGTGGACCCGTTCGGGGGCATCCAGACGCTGTGGCCGCTGTTCGGCATCTCCAACCAGATGCTCGCCGGCATCGCCCTGATGCTGGGCACGGTGGTGCTGTTCAAGCTCAAGCGCGACCGCTATGCGTGGGTGACGGCCGTGCCCGCCGTGTGGCTGCTGATCTGCACCAGCTACGCCGGCCTGATCAAGCTGTTCGACAAGAACCCCGCGCAGGGCTTCCTGGCGCAGGCGGACAAGTTCAAGACCGGCATCGCCCAGGGCGAGATCCTGGCGCCGGCCAAGAACATGGAGCAGATGCAGCAGATCGTCACCAACGCCTACGTCAACACGGGCCTGACGGCATTGTTCCTGTTCGTGGTGTTCAGCATCCTGGTCTTCTCGATCCGGACCATCCTGATCGCCCGCCGCCATCCGCAGCGCACCGACCGGGAAACGCCGTACATCGCGCTGACGGCGGAGCAGCAGGCCGCGCAGGCGGGCCTGTAG
- the corA gene encoding magnesium/cobalt transporter CorA → MNDLAPVDTKPALPQCVINCVVYDQGGKRRDIGLDEISDVLAVDDGSFIWVGLYEPADAILEKLQEEFCLHDLAVEDAQNAHQRPKLEAYGNSLFVAVHTAQVVDDRIRFGETHAFLGPRYLVTVRHGASLSYAPVRERVQREPELLALGPSYGLYAVLDYVVDNYRPIIDQFKQTLDALEKDIFSDTYRRVTVVKLYELKRELTQMRLAVAPLQDVLAQLTRSQSALIPEEVRLYFRDVQDHVLRVNEYTDTLREMLTTALSVNLSLVTLAQGEIVKRLGAWAALLAAPTLITSWYGMNFEHMPELAGRFAYPILIAGVALACFGLYRLFKRSRWL, encoded by the coding sequence ATGAACGACCTCGCGCCCGTCGATACGAAACCCGCCCTGCCCCAGTGCGTCATCAACTGCGTGGTCTACGACCAGGGCGGCAAGCGGCGCGACATCGGGCTGGACGAGATCAGCGACGTGCTGGCCGTCGATGACGGCAGCTTCATCTGGGTGGGCCTGTACGAGCCGGCGGACGCCATCCTGGAGAAACTGCAGGAAGAGTTCTGCCTGCACGACCTGGCCGTGGAGGACGCGCAGAATGCGCACCAGCGCCCGAAGCTGGAGGCCTATGGCAACTCGCTGTTCGTGGCCGTGCACACGGCGCAGGTGGTGGACGACCGCATCCGCTTCGGCGAAACCCACGCCTTCCTGGGCCCCCGCTACCTGGTGACGGTGCGGCATGGCGCGTCGCTGTCGTACGCACCCGTGCGCGAACGCGTGCAGCGCGAACCGGAGCTGCTCGCACTGGGGCCCTCGTACGGGCTGTATGCGGTGCTGGACTACGTCGTCGACAACTACCGGCCCATCATCGACCAGTTCAAGCAGACGCTGGATGCGCTGGAGAAGGACATCTTCTCCGACACCTACCGGCGGGTGACGGTGGTCAAGCTGTACGAGCTCAAGCGCGAGCTGACCCAGATGCGGCTGGCGGTGGCGCCGCTGCAGGACGTGCTGGCGCAGCTGACGCGTTCGCAGAGCGCGCTGATCCCGGAAGAAGTGCGGCTGTACTTCCGCGACGTGCAGGACCACGTGCTGCGCGTGAACGAGTACACCGACACCCTGCGCGAGATGCTCACCACGGCGCTCAGCGTGAACCTGTCGCTGGTGACGCTGGCGCAGGGCGAGATCGTCAAGCGCCTGGGCGCGTGGGCCGCACTGCTCGCCGCCCCCACGCTGATCACCAGCTGGTACGGCATGAACTTCGAACACATGCCCGAACTGGCCGGCCGCTTCGCCTATCCCATCCTGATCGCCGGCGTGGCGCTGGCCTGCTTCGGCCTGTACCGCCTGTTCAAGCGTTCGCGCTGGCTCTGA
- a CDS encoding glycoside hydrolase family 97 protein, whose translation MHRFLIPLFVLLSSATAHAAPGPRVTSPDGTLVVELATDNDGRPSYAVSRKGQPVIAPSRLGFLLLDAPKFERNIEIVQPRTRTFDETWEQPWGERRFIRNHYNELTVTLKEKARPFRRFDVVFRVFDDGVGFRYRFPEQPGLEQVKISEELTEFSLARDATAWWIPAGEWNREEYLYHRTPVQQVGDAQTPITFRFGDGTHLSIHEAALVDYSGMNLTRVEDRKLKADLTPGIGEGKVVRAAPFDTPWRTLLLSDDAAGLAMSSLTLNLNEPNALGDVSWVTPMKYVGVWWEMHLDLKSWASGPKHGATNENVRKHIDFAAKHGFGGVLVEGWNVGWDGDWFGNGEDFSFTRSYPDFDLEALSRYARSKGVVLIGHHETSGNAAHYEEQLGDAFDLYQRVGVPAVKTGYVADASQAKVTGADGQRHYAWHEGQDMARHHLKVVTEAAKRHIAVNPHEPIKDSGLRRTYPNWITREGARGMEFSAWGQPGNPPEHEANLVFTRLLAGPMDYTPGIFGMKTRSTDGIATTWAKQLSLYVVIYSPLQMAADLLENYEKNPAPFQFIKDVPVDWDDTRVLNGEVGDYVTIARKERGGDNWYLGALTDEDGRTLSVPLSFLEQGRRYTAQIYRDGDQAHWKTAPQDIVIEERTVTRADTLTLKLAPGGGQAIRFVAQ comes from the coding sequence ATGCACCGTTTCCTGATTCCGCTCTTCGTCCTGCTGTCCAGCGCCACCGCGCATGCGGCGCCCGGACCGCGCGTGACCTCGCCCGACGGCACCCTCGTGGTGGAACTGGCCACCGACAACGACGGCCGGCCCTCGTATGCGGTGTCGCGCAAGGGTCAACCGGTCATCGCCCCGTCGCGGCTCGGCTTCCTGCTGCTGGATGCGCCCAAGTTCGAGCGCAACATCGAGATCGTGCAGCCGCGCACGCGCACGTTCGACGAAACCTGGGAACAGCCCTGGGGCGAGCGCCGCTTCATCCGCAACCACTACAACGAACTGACGGTCACGCTGAAGGAGAAGGCCAGGCCCTTCCGCCGCTTCGACGTGGTGTTCCGGGTGTTCGACGATGGCGTGGGCTTCCGGTACCGCTTCCCGGAGCAGCCCGGCCTGGAGCAGGTGAAGATCAGCGAGGAGCTGACCGAATTCTCGCTGGCGCGCGATGCCACCGCGTGGTGGATCCCCGCCGGCGAATGGAACCGCGAGGAGTACCTGTACCACCGCACGCCGGTGCAGCAGGTCGGCGATGCGCAGACGCCGATCACCTTCAGGTTCGGGGACGGCACCCACCTGTCCATCCACGAGGCGGCACTGGTCGACTACAGCGGCATGAACCTGACCCGCGTGGAGGACCGCAAACTCAAGGCCGACCTGACCCCGGGCATCGGCGAAGGCAAGGTGGTGCGTGCGGCGCCGTTCGATACGCCGTGGCGCACGCTGCTGCTGAGCGACGATGCGGCGGGCCTGGCGATGTCCAGCCTCACGCTGAATCTCAACGAACCCAACGCCCTGGGCGACGTGTCGTGGGTCACACCGATGAAGTACGTCGGCGTGTGGTGGGAAATGCACCTGGATCTGAAGAGCTGGGCGTCCGGCCCCAAGCACGGCGCCACCAACGAGAACGTCCGCAAGCACATCGATTTCGCTGCGAAACACGGCTTCGGCGGCGTGCTGGTGGAAGGCTGGAACGTGGGCTGGGACGGCGACTGGTTCGGCAACGGCGAGGATTTCAGCTTCACCCGGTCGTATCCGGATTTCGACCTGGAAGCGCTCAGCCGCTACGCCCGCTCGAAAGGCGTCGTGCTGATCGGCCACCACGAGACCTCCGGCAACGCCGCGCACTATGAAGAGCAACTGGGCGACGCCTTCGACCTGTACCAGCGCGTGGGCGTGCCGGCGGTGAAGACCGGCTACGTGGCCGACGCCAGCCAGGCCAAGGTCACCGGCGCCGACGGCCAGCGCCACTACGCGTGGCACGAAGGCCAGGACATGGCGCGCCATCACCTGAAGGTGGTGACCGAAGCGGCCAAGCGCCACATCGCGGTGAACCCGCACGAGCCGATCAAGGACAGCGGCCTGCGCCGCACGTATCCGAACTGGATCACCCGCGAAGGCGCGCGCGGCATGGAGTTCAGCGCCTGGGGACAGCCCGGCAACCCGCCGGAACACGAGGCCAACCTGGTGTTCACCCGCCTGCTGGCCGGCCCCATGGATTACACGCCGGGCATCTTCGGCATGAAGACGCGCTCCACCGACGGCATCGCCACCACCTGGGCCAAGCAGCTGTCGCTGTACGTGGTGATCTACAGCCCGTTGCAGATGGCCGCCGACCTGCTGGAGAACTACGAGAAGAATCCGGCCCCGTTCCAGTTCATCAAGGACGTGCCGGTGGACTGGGACGACACCCGCGTACTGAACGGCGAAGTGGGCGACTACGTGACTATCGCCCGCAAGGAACGCGGCGGCGACAACTGGTACCTGGGTGCGCTGACCGATGAGGACGGCCGCACGCTGAGCGTGCCGCTGTCCTTCCTGGAGCAGGGCCGCCGCTACACGGCGCAGATCTACCGCGATGGCGACCAGGCGCACTGGAAGACTGCGCCGCAGGACATCGTGATCGAAGAGCGCACGGTGACCCGCGCCGACACGCTGACGCTGAAGCTGGCGCCGGGCGGTGGGCAGGCGATCCGCTTCGTGGCGCAGTGA
- a CDS encoding DUF4105 domain-containing protein encodes MRSAIARLALLGALWLLAATAWAAPRIGVATMQPGEVFFERFGHNAIIVVDPASGDAISYNFGFFDPSEADFVGNFARGHMMYYLVALPFEQDLAQYRDSGRGVSLQWLDVTPGQAQALASALAERARPENARYRYDYFTSNCSTQVRDALDAALGGALKSQLAGRSRGNTLRSEAVRLASPATWMWLGFDVGLGPSADKPMSRWEEGYVPMRLADSLREAKNADGRPLVQSEMQLLPHRIAPEPAETPRRWWPWLLAGVVVAALVAWLGRRWPRVIAAVALPFWLLCCVAGALLVYLWGFTDHWAAWANRNLLLFNPLCVLLVPGAIAVLRRRNPPVWFGWLTLAIAAGALVAWFLHWLPLRPQYNQAWIALMMPVHLALAYVFMPRRLSP; translated from the coding sequence ATGCGTAGCGCGATCGCGCGCCTGGCGCTGCTGGGCGCGCTGTGGCTGCTGGCCGCCACGGCGTGGGCGGCGCCCCGCATCGGCGTGGCCACCATGCAGCCCGGCGAGGTGTTCTTCGAGCGCTTCGGGCACAACGCCATCATCGTGGTCGATCCCGCCAGCGGCGACGCCATCTCGTACAACTTCGGCTTCTTCGACCCGTCGGAAGCCGATTTCGTGGGCAACTTCGCGCGCGGCCACATGATGTATTACCTGGTCGCCCTGCCGTTCGAGCAGGACCTGGCGCAGTACCGCGACAGCGGCCGCGGCGTTTCCCTGCAGTGGCTCGACGTCACCCCCGGACAGGCGCAGGCGCTGGCCAGCGCGCTGGCCGAACGCGCCCGGCCGGAGAACGCGCGCTATCGCTACGACTACTTCACCTCCAACTGTTCCACCCAGGTACGCGACGCGCTCGATGCCGCGCTGGGCGGCGCGCTGAAATCGCAGCTGGCGGGCCGTTCGCGCGGCAACACCTTGCGCAGCGAAGCCGTGCGGCTGGCCTCGCCGGCAACGTGGATGTGGCTGGGCTTCGACGTGGGCCTGGGCCCGTCGGCGGACAAGCCGATGTCGCGCTGGGAGGAAGGCTACGTGCCGATGCGCCTGGCCGACAGCCTGCGCGAGGCGAAGAACGCCGATGGCCGCCCGCTGGTGCAGTCGGAGATGCAGCTGCTGCCGCACCGTATCGCGCCGGAGCCGGCCGAAACGCCACGCCGCTGGTGGCCCTGGCTGCTCGCGGGCGTGGTGGTCGCGGCGCTGGTCGCGTGGCTGGGGCGGCGCTGGCCCCGCGTGATCGCGGCCGTGGCGCTGCCGTTCTGGCTGCTGTGCTGCGTGGCGGGCGCGCTGCTGGTGTACCTGTGGGGCTTCACCGACCACTGGGCCGCGTGGGCCAACCGCAACCTGCTGCTGTTCAATCCGCTGTGCGTGCTGCTGGTGCCCGGCGCAATCGCCGTGCTGCGCCGCCGCAACCCGCCGGTGTGGTTCGGCTGGCTCACGCTCGCCATCGCCGCAGGCGCGCTGGTGGCGTGGTTCCTGCACTGGCTGCCGTTGCGGCCGCAATACAACCAGGCGTGGATCGCGCTGATGATGCCGGTCCATCTGGCGCTTGCATACGTATTCATGCCGCGACGCTTGTCGCCCTGA
- a CDS encoding transporter associated domain-containing protein, whose amino-acid sequence MSEDDSTRAPDGSDKPSEKRRSWLDRLSSAFSGEPSTRDDLVDLLRDAQSDGLIGGDTLKMMEGAIAVADLTVGDVMVPRAQMVSLPVEARFLDLMKQVVESGHSRFPVHGDNKDEILGILLAKDLLRGVVADNGPGTVRELLRPAVLIPESKKLNLLLKEFRLSRNHMAIVVDEYGGVAGLVTIEDVLEQIVGEIDDEHDEAEDGAALIAAQADGQFVVDALTPIADFNERFGADFPDDEYDTVGGLVTAAIGHLPETGEELTLGRFLFRVARADARRVHAFHVGVLADA is encoded by the coding sequence ATGTCAGAAGACGACAGTACCCGCGCGCCGGACGGCTCCGACAAACCCTCGGAGAAGCGGCGCTCCTGGCTGGACCGCCTCAGTTCGGCGTTCTCCGGCGAACCCAGCACACGCGACGACCTGGTGGACCTGCTGCGCGACGCGCAGTCCGACGGCCTGATCGGCGGCGACACCCTGAAGATGATGGAAGGCGCCATCGCCGTGGCCGACCTGACCGTGGGCGACGTGATGGTGCCGCGCGCGCAGATGGTGTCGCTGCCGGTGGAGGCGCGCTTCCTGGACCTGATGAAGCAGGTGGTGGAATCCGGCCATTCGCGCTTTCCCGTCCACGGCGACAACAAGGACGAGATCCTGGGCATCCTGCTGGCCAAGGACCTGCTGCGCGGGGTGGTGGCCGACAACGGCCCCGGCACCGTGCGCGAGCTGCTGCGGCCGGCGGTGCTGATTCCCGAGTCGAAGAAGCTGAACCTGCTGCTGAAGGAGTTCCGCCTGTCGCGCAACCACATGGCGATCGTGGTGGACGAGTACGGCGGCGTGGCCGGCCTGGTGACCATCGAGGACGTGCTGGAACAGATCGTCGGCGAGATCGACGACGAGCACGACGAAGCCGAGGACGGCGCCGCCCTGATCGCCGCGCAGGCCGACGGCCAGTTCGTGGTGGATGCGCTGACGCCCATCGCCGACTTCAACGAACGCTTCGGTGCCGACTTCCCGGACGACGAGTACGACACCGTCGGCGGGCTGGTCACCGCCGCCATCGGCCACCTGCCCGAAACCGGCGAGGAACTGACGCTGGGCCGTTTCCTGTTCCGGGTGGCGCGGGCCGATGCGCGGCGCGTGCACGCATTCCATGTCGGGGTGCTGGCGGATGCGTAG
- the ybeY gene encoding rRNA maturation RNase YbeY, with the protein MTQGPVRLDVSVSYALPRTGIPSPVSFRKWVAAALKGRIREADLAIRIVDSKEGRALNRHYRGRDYATNVLSFPAEMAEGVKLPKGVKMPLLGDLVICAPVVAREAKEQKKPLAAHYAHMTVHGALHLLGWDHEDDKEADCMEQLEREILAELGIADPYAEG; encoded by the coding sequence ATGACCCAAGGCCCCGTCCGTCTCGACGTTTCCGTCAGCTATGCGCTGCCGCGCACCGGCATCCCCTCGCCGGTGAGCTTCCGCAAGTGGGTGGCCGCGGCGCTGAAGGGCCGCATCCGCGAAGCGGACCTCGCCATCCGCATCGTCGACAGCAAGGAAGGCCGCGCGCTCAACCGGCATTACCGCGGACGCGACTACGCCACCAACGTGCTCAGCTTCCCGGCCGAGATGGCCGAAGGCGTCAAGCTGCCCAAGGGCGTGAAGATGCCGCTGCTCGGCGACCTGGTGATCTGCGCGCCGGTGGTCGCGCGCGAGGCGAAGGAGCAGAAGAAGCCGCTGGCCGCGCATTACGCCCACATGACCGTGCACGGTGCCCTGCACCTGCTGGGCTGGGACCACGAGGACGACAAGGAGGCCGACTGCATGGAACAGCTGGAACGCGAGATCCTGGCCGAACTCGGCATTGCCGACCCCTACGCGGAAGGCTGA
- a CDS encoding PhoH family protein — protein sequence MTAPSKREFTLEPENTERLANLAGPFDAHLRQIELRLGVEIANRGAVFRVTGPEKAVAATEKLLHALYQEAAGETFDSEAIHLRLNAANVDQVADEGYAPQDVAIKVKRGTVRGRGANQAKYLHAIATHDINFGIGPAGTGKTFLAVASAVEALNESRVQRLILVRPAVEAGEKLGFLPGDLSQKVDPYLRPLYDALYEMLGVEKVVKLLEKNVIEIAPLAYMRGRTLNDAFVILDEAQNTTIEQMKMFLTRIGYGSTAVVTGDLTQIDLPRNQKSGLKDALDVLREVDGISFTFFTSRDVVRHPLVAKIVRAYDARDGKDAETGPAA from the coding sequence ATGACTGCCCCCAGCAAGCGCGAATTCACCCTGGAACCCGAAAACACCGAACGCCTGGCCAACCTGGCCGGCCCCTTCGACGCCCACCTGCGCCAGATCGAACTGCGGCTGGGCGTGGAAATCGCCAACCGCGGCGCCGTCTTCCGCGTCACCGGCCCGGAGAAGGCCGTGGCCGCGACCGAGAAGCTGCTGCATGCGCTGTACCAGGAAGCCGCCGGCGAAACCTTCGACAGCGAGGCCATCCATCTGCGCCTGAATGCCGCCAACGTGGACCAGGTGGCCGACGAGGGCTATGCCCCGCAGGACGTGGCCATCAAGGTCAAGCGCGGCACCGTGCGCGGTCGCGGCGCCAACCAGGCCAAGTACCTGCACGCCATCGCCACCCACGACATCAACTTCGGCATCGGCCCGGCGGGCACCGGCAAGACGTTCCTGGCCGTGGCCAGTGCGGTGGAGGCGTTGAACGAGTCGCGCGTGCAGCGGCTGATCCTGGTGCGCCCCGCGGTGGAGGCCGGCGAGAAGCTGGGCTTCCTGCCCGGCGACCTCTCGCAGAAGGTCGACCCCTACCTGCGGCCGCTGTACGACGCCCTGTACGAGATGCTGGGCGTGGAGAAGGTGGTCAAGCTGCTGGAGAAGAACGTCATCGAGATCGCGCCGCTGGCCTACATGCGCGGCCGCACGCTCAACGATGCCTTCGTCATCCTCGACGAGGCGCAGAACACCACCATCGAACAGATGAAGATGTTCCTCACCCGCATCGGCTACGGCAGCACGGCGGTGGTGACCGGCGACCTCACCCAGATCGACCTGCCGCGGAACCAGAAGTCGGGCCTGAAGGACGCCCTGGACGTGCTGCGCGAGGTCGACGGCATCTCGTTCACCTTCTTCACCAGCCGCGACGTGGTGCGCCATCCGCTGGTGGCGAAGATCGTGCGGGCTTACGATGCGCGTGACGGCAAGGATGCCGAGACCGGACCGGCCGCGTGA
- a CDS encoding TetR/AcrR family transcriptional regulator, with amino-acid sequence MTSTTHPRRHAGKADAPPKAAPRKRARGRRPTAETADLRATLLDAALACFVRGGIGATSLRDIATEAGVTPALVHYYFGDKAQLQEAVVTERLLPVVARMRAPVMQAGDGDIAGLVAGFVQGIGAVVAEHPWLPTLWVREILCEGGALREVMIRQVGPLLPTMMAGRFAAAQQAGQLNPDLDPRLLMVSLIGLTMFPLASAPIWRQLFGADDIDFDDLRRHTLVLLDRGLELDHAK; translated from the coding sequence ATGACATCGACGACCCATCCCCGCCGACACGCGGGCAAGGCGGACGCCCCGCCCAAGGCCGCCCCGCGCAAGCGCGCCCGTGGGCGGCGCCCGACCGCAGAAACCGCGGACCTGCGCGCCACCCTGCTGGATGCGGCGCTGGCGTGCTTCGTCCGCGGCGGGATCGGGGCCACATCGCTGCGCGACATCGCCACCGAAGCCGGGGTGACGCCGGCGCTGGTGCACTACTACTTCGGCGACAAGGCGCAGTTGCAGGAAGCGGTGGTGACCGAGCGGTTGCTGCCGGTGGTGGCGCGGATGCGCGCGCCGGTGATGCAGGCCGGCGACGGCGACATCGCCGGCCTGGTCGCCGGCTTCGTCCAAGGCATCGGCGCGGTGGTGGCCGAGCATCCGTGGCTGCCGACGCTGTGGGTACGCGAGATCCTGTGCGAGGGCGGCGCGCTGCGCGAGGTGATGATCCGCCAGGTCGGTCCGCTGCTGCCGACGATGATGGCCGGCCGCTTCGCCGCCGCGCAGCAGGCCGGACAGCTCAATCCCGATCTCGACCCGCGCCTGCTGATGGTGTCGCTGATCGGGCTGACCATGTTTCCGCTGGCCAGCGCGCCCATCTGGCGCCAGCTGTTCGGCGCCGACGACATCGATTTCGACGACCTGCGCCGGCACACGCTGGTGCTGCTGGACCGCGGCCTGGAGCTTGACCATGCGAAGTGA
- a CDS encoding HlyD family efflux transporter periplasmic adaptor subunit: MRSELRSAVLATVMLALAACGADAPQALGTLEWDRVTLPAPVAEKIVRIDVREGQQVTAGAPLLQLELTRTRSQLAAVEAQATQSREVLAELRAGPRAEAIAQARASLAAAQAQARDADAYYARLQPLGRQRLVAASEVDRARAAAQSAQAQVRLAQAALLELDRGTRAEQVAQGQAAVAAAEAQARVQAVTLEKLDIVAPRAGRIDSLPYKLGDQAPVGAPLAVMLVGEAPYARVYLPQALRNRLKVGDTVRVRLDGQDTTYQGRVRMIRSEPSFTPYFALTGQDAQRLSYLAEISLGKDAANLPVGAPLQVVSDGDE, from the coding sequence ATGCGAAGTGAACTGCGAAGCGCCGTGCTGGCGACGGTGATGCTGGCGCTGGCCGCCTGCGGGGCGGACGCGCCGCAGGCCCTGGGTACGCTGGAATGGGACCGGGTGACGCTGCCCGCGCCGGTGGCCGAGAAGATCGTGCGCATCGATGTGCGCGAAGGCCAGCAGGTGACCGCGGGTGCGCCGCTGCTCCAGTTGGAGCTGACGCGCACCCGATCGCAGCTGGCGGCCGTGGAGGCACAGGCCACGCAAAGCCGCGAGGTGCTGGCCGAACTGCGCGCCGGTCCCCGCGCCGAGGCCATCGCCCAGGCGCGCGCCAGCCTGGCCGCCGCGCAGGCACAGGCCCGGGATGCCGACGCTTATTACGCGCGCCTGCAGCCGCTGGGGCGCCAGCGCCTGGTCGCGGCCTCCGAGGTGGATCGCGCGCGCGCCGCGGCGCAGAGCGCACAGGCGCAGGTGCGCCTGGCGCAGGCCGCGTTGCTGGAGTTGGACCGTGGCACGCGCGCCGAACAGGTCGCCCAGGGCCAAGCCGCCGTCGCAGCGGCAGAAGCACAGGCGCGCGTGCAGGCGGTGACACTGGAGAAGCTCGACATCGTGGCACCGCGTGCGGGCCGCATCGACAGCCTTCCGTACAAGCTCGGCGACCAGGCCCCGGTCGGCGCGCCGCTGGCCGTGATGCTGGTGGGCGAAGCGCCGTACGCGCGCGTGTACCTGCCGCAGGCGCTGCGCAATCGGCTGAAGGTGGGAGACACCGTGCGCGTGCGCCTGGACGGGCAGGACACGACTTACCAGGGCCGCGTGCGGATGATCCGCAGCGAGCCCAGCTTTACCCCGTACTTCGCGCTGACCGGCCAGGACGCACAGCGGCTCAGCTACCTGGCGGAGATCAGCCTGGGGAAGGATGCCGCCAATCTCCCGGTGGGCGCCCCGCTGCAGGTGGTGTCCGATGGCGACGAGTGA